AGCAAAACACCACCGGTTTTTTGACCGGTGGTGTTTGTTTGAGAGCATGTTTGAGAACACGTGTTTTGATCCACATTCCCGTTTATCTTTGCTCTACCATCTGTTCGTTTTTTCTGCTGCGCTCAATGTTGAGCTGGTGCTCTGCCGGTGTCTTCGCAAAATAATGCTCATGCGTTCCGTCTTTTTTGGTAACGTAATACAAATAGCTGTGTTTTTCTGGATACAGCACCGCTTTGAGCGCATCGTCGCCCGGATTGGAAATGGGCCCTGGCGGCAACCCTTCATAACGGTAGGTATTGTACGGGCTGTCCACTTTCAGATCTTTGTAGAACAGTCGTGTTTTCTGTTTTCCCAAAGCATATTGAACCGTGGCATCTACTTGCAATTTCATGTTCCTTTTTAACCGATTGAAGATTACACCCGCAATTCTGGGCAGTTCCTCTTTGACTTGCCCCTCCCGCTCCACGATGGATGCCACCGTTACCCATTCGTCGACGGTCAGGTTTTCCTCTTTCAGCCGCTGTCTGACAGCGGGCGTCAATCGCCGTTGAAATTGCCGCAACATCATGTCCACCGCTTTTTCCGGTTGAATGCCCTTAGGAAAATGATATGTACTGGGAAACAGATATCCTTCCAAACGATAGCGGCGACCCGGTTTATCAGGGATTTCCCGGACAAAATCATAAGGATAGGGTGTTTCATTCACAGCACGCAAGAAATCTTCCCGCTTCATACCGGTTTTCCGTTCCATCAATGCAGCGATTTGTTCCACTGTATACCCTTCCGGAATGGTCACACGGGAACCACCGGTTTTGCCCGACGAAAACATTTGTAACATGCCATCGAGCGTTTCATTGGGCGGAATTTCGTAAACACCCGCTTGCAGATTGGTATGTCCTTTCCACCAGGCATAGGCGGTAAAAAAATAATCTTGACGAATCAGGCCGTTTTCTTTTAACAACCGCCCGATTTCTGTGATCGACGTGCCCGGAGGAATCTCCAATTGCACCGGTTCCGTGCGAGGAGGAGAGCTAAGCGTATGGTCGACGTAAATATAGGCGAGAATCGACCACGCGGCCAAGAGCACAAGTGTAAAAAAGAGATGCATCAGCCACTTCATCTTGTACTTCCTCTCTTGCGTATTCCACCACTTATGTTAGCATAACTTCTCCACAAAAAATAACGGGGGTTGCCCCCCGTTTTTCGTCATTGTTCATCAAAATACAACAACTCATCGATTGCCTCGGCCACCTTTTCCCATTCTGTTTCGTCCTCAACCGGCTCCACCCGTTCGTGTCCCACACGGAAAAGGTAGGCATCCTCCTCACGGTCGTCCACTTCCTGCAGTACGGCGTAATGCTCCCCGTCCACTTCCACCTCGTGAACGATACGATAGACGGTTTCACCGCCGCCATCTTCATCGACCAGAACCAATTCCGGTCCGTATGCATTGCGGAGGGTATGAACCTCTTTACCCAGACGCGATTCCTGATGGTCCATACGCGTCAACGCCCCGCTTCATCTTCTTCGAAGTCTTCCGGTTCGGCCATGAAGGTGTTGAACACTTCCTCCACCATATCCCATTCTGCTTCTTCCTCGATGGGATAGAAGGTCAGCTTGTCATCCCCGTCCTCTTCATATCGAAAGGCGTAGACTTCCTGTTCTTCTTCATCATCCGTGTCCTCGTCCGCCGGGACGACCAACATGTATTTTTTACCCGTTTCGTCCTGCTCAAATGTGAACAGAATTTCAAACCGGTTTTCGTTCCCGTCCTCGTCTGGGATCACGATGAATTCCGGTTCATTTGTTTGATGAATGTTCATGATCAGGTGTCCTCCTTTGGGCATCCAGGTATCCCTGCAAGATCCAGGACGCCGCCATTTGATCAATCACGCGTTTCCGTTTCTTGCGGCTGACGTCCCCCGATATCAGCGTTCGTTCCACCGCGGTTGTCGACAAACGCTCGTCCCAGAGATGAACGGGGAGGGAGAAACGACGCTGGAGTTCCTCCGCTGCCGCCTGACACGCTTCGCCCCGTGGCCCGATCGAGCCGTTCATGTTGCGCGGCAGCCCCACCACGATCGCTTCCGCTTCATATTGGCGGACCAGCTCCCCGACGCGCGCCATCCAGTCAGGGGTGCGGGCACGGTCGATCACTTCAATCCCTTGTGCCGTCCAACCCATCGGATCACTCACCGCCACGCCCACACGCCGTTCTCCCACATCCAATCCCAATATACGCACCGATCGAATCCTTTAATGATCCGAGCGGGATTGTAAATAGTGTTTGACGAGCTCTTCAATCAACTCATCCCGCTCCACTTTCCGAATCAAGGCGCGCGCGTTTTTGTGACGGGGAATGTAGGCAGGGTCTCCGGACAGGAGATATCCGACAATTTGGTTGATCGGATTGTATCCCTTTTCTTTCAGCGCCTCATACACGACCAAAAGGATTTCATCCGGGTTGACTTCTTCCTGTTCCTCCCCCCGAAAGTCAAACTTCATTGTCTCATCCATAGACAATTTCACAACACCTCTTTTGTTTGGATGGGCCATTTGTACTCTTTACTTCGCCCCAACAGAACGGATTTCCTCTATTTGCTTATTGGGAAGCTTCCATCTGTTGCCGTACAAGATCCGGAACCAAACGGAGAGCATCGTTCAATTGTTCGGGTTTCTTACCGCCGGCCTGTGCCATGTCGGGACGTCCGCCGCCTCCACCGCCGCATTTAGCAGCCACTTCCTTGATCAGTTTTCCGGCATGCAACCCGGCATTCACATAGGAAGGTGTCACGGCAGCCACTAATTGTACTTTATCCCCATTGACCGCACCCAATACCACTACGCACTCTTTCATTCGGTTCCGCAAATCATCGACCATTTGACGCAAAGCATCCATGTCGGACACGGAGACGCGGGCGGCCAACACAGGGACACCGGCGACTTCCTGTACCTGATCGGTCAATTGTTGGGCTTCCAACCGGCCCAGTTTGGCCCGTAGCGATTCGTTTTCACGGCTCAATTCTTTGAATCGTGCCTGCAAGGCATCCAGTCGTTCCACCACTTCGGAAGGACGTGCTTTGAGCCGTTCGGCCGCTTCGTGTAAAAGCTGAAGCTGCTCCTCCAGGTAGCGGAACGCATGCCGACCTGTGACCGCTTCGATCCGCCGCGTGCCGGAACCGATGCCACTTTCGCTGACAATCTTGAACAATCCGATCTCACCCGTACGGTTGACGTGCGTTCCGCCGCACAGCTCCAAGCTGTAGTCACCAACCCGGACAACGCGTACGATCTCACCGTACTTTTCACCGAACAGTGCCATAGCCCCCATCGCCTTTGCTTCGGCGAGCGGTTTGTGGAATGTTTCCACTTCGGTGTTGGCCCAGACATGCTCGTTGACCAGCTGTTCCACTTTCCGGATCTCTTCTTCCGTCATGGCACCGATGTGCGTGAAATCGAAACGAAGACGATCAGGTGCCACCAACGATCCGGCCTGGTTGACATGTTCTCCCAGCACGTCTTTCAACGCCCGGTGCAACAAGTGAGTGGCCGTGTGATTCTTGACAATATCGGCCCGTTTGGCTTCCTCGATTTCCGCTGTTACCCTGTCACCTTTACGAATCACACCTTCTTCCACGCGAACGGTGTGCAGGTGTTCACCGCGGGGACCTTTTTGCACGTCTTCCACACGCAGGCGAGCGCTGTCACTGCGAATCCAACCCTTGTCAGCCACCTGCCCCCCGCTTTCCGCATAAAACGGCGTCTCTTCCAACACGACGATACAGGTTTCGCCCGTGCCCACCATATCGACCAACTGGTCGTCATGCACCAGCGCGGCCACGCGCGTGTCCGTCTGCAAACGGGTATAGCCAACAAAGGTACTCTCTACCTCCAACTCTGCGAGCGCTCCGCCCTGCACCTGCATGCTGTCCACGTCCTGACGGGCAGCCCGGGCTCGTTCGCGTTGTTCCTCCATCGCCCTTTCGAAGCCTTCCCGATCCACTTCCAACCCGTGTTCCCGAGCAAAGTCTTCGGTCAGATCCACCGGGAAACCGTAGGTGTCATACAACTTGAAAGCATCCTGACCGGAGATGCGGCCGGTACCTACCTCCCGGACCTGTTCCACCACCTGCGCCAAAATGTGCAGCCCTTCCGACAGGGTTTCCAAAAAACGTTCCTCTTCCCCACGGATGACGCGCTCGATAAACGCCTGTTTCTCCAGGGGCTCCGGATAGTAATCCTTCATGATCTCGGCGACAACACCGGTCAATTGATACAGGAACGGACGGTCGACTCCGAGCTTCCGCCCATAGCGCACCGCACGGCGCAACAAGCGGCGCAAGACGTATCCGCGTCCTTCGTTGGAAGGCAGTACGCCGTCGCCCACGGCAAACACGACGGTGCGAATGTGGTCGGCGATCACTTTGAGCGCCACGTCCGTTTCCTTGTCCTTGCCGTACTCCACCCCGGCTTCCCGGCACGTGGCCTGAATGATCGGCTGGAACAGGTCCGTGTCATAGTTGGTCGGCACGTCCTGCATCACCGAGGCCATCCGCTCCAGGCCCATTCCGGTATCAATGTTTTTCTTGGGCAGCGGAGTGTATGTACCATCCGGGTTGTGGTTGTACTGGGAAAAGACCAGGTTCCAGATTTCGAGATACCGCTCGTTTTCCCCGCCCGGATAGCACTCTGGATCGTTCGGATCACACAGATGCTCGCCGCGATCATAAAAAATCTCCGTATTGGGTCCGCTCGGTCCTTCTCCGATATCCCAGAAGTTAGATTCCAGTTTGACAATCCGCTCATCGGGGATACCCACTTTTTCCCGCCAAATTCGGTAAGCCTCATCATCTTCCGGGTGAATGGTGACCGACAGACGATCGGGATCCAACCCCATCCATTTGGGATCCGTCAGAAACTCCCATGCCCAAAGGATGGCTTCCTCCTTGAAGTAATCCCCGATCGAGAAATTGCCCAGCATCTCGAAAAACGTATGATGACGAGCTGTATACCCGACGTTTTCGATATCGTTGGTACGGATCGATTTTTGCGCGTTGACGATGCGCGGGTTGTCCGGTGTCAACCGGCCGTCGAAGTATTTCTTCAACGTGGCCACGCCGCTGTTGATCCACAAAAGGGACGGATCATCCACCGGCACCAACGAAGCACTGGGCTCTACTTTATGCCCTTTCTCTACGAAGAAATCCAGAAACTTTTTCCGTATTTCGGCCGCCTTCATTTGATTTCCCTCCTACGGTTGACTCGCAAAATACAAAAAACCCTCCCGTCCCAGGGACGAGAAGGTTTTCCCGCGGTACCACCCCGATTACCGCCCGCATGATGCTGACGGTCGCTCGTCATAGGATAACGGCTTTCGCCGGCAGGGTTTGCCTGCACTCGGGAACTGGCCGTGCACCTTCCACACCGGGAACGCCTTTCAGCCGCGGGCCTTCCTCTCTGAAACGGGGGAGTTAGTTCACTCGGTTCCGTCATCGCTTTCGATCATTTGGAAGATCATGCTCGTCCTTCATTATACTACACGAAACACGCCGATTTCAAACACTCATGAACTGCTCTCTTGTCAACGGTGAATCACATGACGGGTCACATGTTCGACGATCACCTTGCACACGGCAAAAAAGGGAACGGCCAATATCATGCCCCAAATTCCACCTACCTCTCCTCCCGCCAATAGAGCAAAAATGATCAACAGCGGATGCAGGTGGAGGGTACGTCCCACGATTTGCGGCGAAATCACATTACCCTCCAGCATTTGAATGACCAGATTGATAAGCAATACGGAGACGACCATCTTTTTGGAGATGGCCAAAGCGACTAAAATTGCCGGAATCGCTCCAAGAAACGGGCCCAGGTACGGTACAACATTGAATACCGCCACCGACGACGCCAGCAGGAGTGGGTACGGCAGACCGATCCACCGGTAACCGACGTATGCCAACACGCCCACGATCAGGCAGACCAACAATTGACCACGAATATAATTCCCCAACGCCGTATCGATGTCCCGAAACAAACGGAGAATATTTTTGTGATGACGCACGGGAAAGAAGGCCAACATGCTTCGTTCAATCAATTGTGTGTCCTTGAGCATATAAAAAGCGAGAAATGGAACCACCAACGCGATCATCACCTGGTTGAGGGTACTGCCGATGCCGCTCAACCAATTCCCAATCCCGTCGGCAACCGATTGTTCCAATCTGTCCAGCGATCGCTCGATCCCGATCTGTACACTGTGAGGCAATACTTGTTTGTTGTGATCGTACTGATCGATCCAGCTCCGGATCTGATCATTCCATTGGGGCAAATGTTCGGCCATCTCTTCCAGCTGCTGATCGAACATCGGAACCAGATTCATCACAACCACCACGATCGAAGCAATGAACAATGTGTAAATCAAGAGTACGGCCACCGATCGGGGGACGCCCCGCTCGCTCAGCATGGTGACAATTGGGTGCAACAGATAGGAGATAACCACAGCAAACAAAAAGGGAGTCAATACAGCCTTCAAAAATCCCGCCAGCCCTCGCAGCCACGGTCCGATCTGCACAAGCAAAAAAATGATGCCCAAGATCACCAATGTCAGCACGGATATGTACAAAGCCCGTTGTCGTGTGAGGCGCTCCACCGATCCCACCTCCCCGGGATCTCCTGATAACAGTATAGTACCTCGTCCCACAGAAATATGTATGACGATATGGAAAAGGTGGGACGTCCCTCTTCATCGAGAATAGGACGGTCCCACCCGGTATTTCGCCCTTCCCGTTCACGTCCAGCCGGGAAGGGTTGGCGGAGGAGGGAAAAGGACGGTTAACGGGCCCAGCGACGGACCATCTGTTTGCCTAAAACCTGCATAAAAATTCGACTCAGAGCCAAATTGGTGAGCATGCGCTTCAACGAGATCTTCTGCCAAATTCGGCCCATCCACCGCCTGCCGCGCATTGGAGCGATTCGGCCCGTCATACGGCCGGCAACCCAAGTGAGAACAGTGCCGACCGCCAAAGCGGAAAGGATTCGACGCATCATAGCCAATCCTCCTTTCCCCCTAAAGGGCGGCTTGATCGGATTCATCCAGGAACAGGTCATTCAGCGAACTGAGACTGCCATCTTCTTCCACCTGGAAGACTGCAGAAATCTCGTCGCCGGCAACTGTGAATTCGACAAAACAGTTCCAGCAATAGAACTGATTGGTGCCCACTTTGCCCAAATCATGGGAATTGCAGCTGGGACAGCGAAGCATGTTCTCCCCTACTTTCACTCATCCATTTGCCAACCGACGGCGGGGGCGATCAAGATCTCTTCCCCCCAAATCAAGGGGCACGGGGTGCGAAGGACTTTTCGTCCCTCCCGCCAATCGGACCACCAACCGTCGGACAGTTCATACCCTACCAGCGTTCCCGCATTTTCCAAAAAATAGACGTCCTCCACCATTCCCAATGCGTGTCCATGTTCCGTCATCACGGGTCGTCCACGCAATTTTCGCTGTCCCGTCAACATGCCCGTCCATCGCTGGAGCGCTTGAGATGAGGAAAAGGGGATCGGTTCGCTGTCTGCCATCACTGCATCTGTACCGATGGCACCAATCCGTTCGGAAGGGAGATACCGCCCGGTCTTAAATGCACCGCCGTCCTCCAGCAACAACCCGCACAGCCGTTGCATTTCATCAAACAGCAGGTCCCGGACGGTCCCCAAATGCCGACCCGTTTGCGCATGATACACCGGCAAACCGATGACATCTTGGGATTTTCGCAAAAGGAGTGCCTCCTTTCGCTTTCCTTAGTATGCATTTGCCCTCCGGGACCTACGCTGGGGGTTGATGCCAACGCCGCAACAATTCGACCAAATGGCTGTTGCGCTCATCCCCCCGAGTTTGCTGGGCACCGATGCGAATGGCTTCCCGTTCTCCGCACAAGATCAAATACGATTTACTGCGCGTCACCGCCGTGTAGATCAGGTTGCGTCTGAGCATTCGCCTGTAAGCGTGGACCACGGGGAAAATGACGATGGGAAACTCCGACCCTTGTGCTTTGTGGACGGAACAAGCGTAGGCCAATGAAAGCTGATTCAGTTGATTGCGTTTGTATGGCACTTCCAGGCGGTCGAACCGGACCCAACAGACCGGTTCGTCAGTCGCCGCCGTATCCTCGATCGCGATGATGACACCCATATCCCCGTTGTAAATGGGATGTTCCGGATGGTTCACCAGCTGGAGCACTTTGTCCCCGACGCGGAAAACGGTCTCACCCCAGGTGATTTCCCGGACGCCATCCCGTTTGGGATTAACCGCTTCCTGAATCGCCCGGTTGATGCGATTGACGCCGGCGGGACCTTTGTACATCGGAGCCAAAACCTGCACGTCAAACAGCGTATATCCTTTTTTGATGGCTTGCTGGTACGTTTGGAGCACCACATCGACGACTTGTTCCTGGGTACAAGGAAAAAAACGTCGATCCGGCATGGGGCGGACCAGATCGTCTGGGACTTCCCCCTTTTTCAAGGCGTGTGCCAACGTGATGATGGAAGAACCTTCTTCCTGTCGGAAGATCTCGGTCAGCTCCACACGTGGAATGTCCTCTACCTGCAACAGATGTTGAAGAACTTGGCCGGGACCGACAGAGGGGAGTTGATCCTGATCCCCTACCAACACCACTTGCATACCTTTAGGAATCGCCCGGAACAATTGGTTGGCCAACCAGATATCCATCATCGACACCTCGTCGACGATTAGCAAAGATCCCTCGATGGGATTGTCTGCATTTCGCTCAAAAAAGTCACCTTTCCATCCCAGCAGACGGTGGATCGTCATTGCTGGGAGACCTGTCGCCTCCGACATTCGCTTCGCCGCTCTGCCAGTTGGTGCAACCAGTCGGATCGGGTAAGGCCGATCGGTCCCTTCGTAAACGGCAGGATCAAGCGAGCACTCGTGCAAACGGGCAAACAGATGACAAATCCCACGTATGACGGTGGTCTTTCCGGTACCGGGTCCCCCAGTCAAAATCATCAGAGGGGAGGAAATCGCTTCCGTCATCGCATCCCGTTGCCGGTCGGCATACGCCACCCCCAGCTCCTCTTCCAACTCCCCGATCGCCCGATAGATTTCCTGTGCCGGAAAAGTGGGTATTTCCTGTTCCATCAACAGCCGTACACGCAAAGCGAAGCCGTGCTCCGCAAAATACAGAGACGGCAGATAGAAATGTCCTTCCGCTTCCACCAACCGTTCTTCCGCCACCATCTGATCCAACAGCTGACGGGTACGGTCATCAAACAGACAGGCGTCTTCTCCCAGCAGCTCCTTCACTTCTGCCAACAGCTGTTCCTGGGTCACGTATACATGCCCGTAAGTGTACGCAGCTTCTTTGACGGCATACAATACCGCCGCCTGAAAACGGGCAGGGGAATCCTGCGCCACTCCGGCTTGACGAGCGATTTCATCCGCCCGTCGAAAACCAACCCCTTCGACATCCTCAATCAACCGGTACGGATTTTCACGCAGGACGGCCATTGTCTCTTCTTTGTATGTCTGTACGATTTTCAAGGCCAAAGCGGGCCCGATCCCGAACTCATATAAATACACCATCGCCTGTTCCAATGCCTGATTCTCCCGGATGTTATCGGCGATGGTCCGGGCCCGTGCCGAAGTCACCCCCGGGATATCCGCCAGAATATCCGGGTTGGAGCTGATCTTCTCCAGTGCCGCCGGCCCGAGATGTTGGACGATTTTTTCCGCCGTTTTCCTGCCGACACCGGGAAAAAGTCCGCTAGACAGATATTTGACGACGGCTTCTTCGGACTGGGGCCACTCCTTTTTCACCCGCTGAACCTGAAACTGCCGTCCATATTTGGGGTGTTGCACCCATTGACCGTAGCAGGTCAATACTTCATCCGGATGCGGGCGAAACAGATGGCCCACCACGACGGTTTCCGATTGATCCGTCAGCTCCGAAGCTTCAAGGATTTTCAACAGGTACACCCCGAAGCCGTTTTCTTCATTGTGGTAGATCTCCTGGATGACGGCACCTTTGAGATACTGTTCTCCCCAAAGGTCGAGCCCGGATTGTTGCATGCTTTATCGCACCTCTTGCCGAACAACCATTCTGATACCAGTATAGTGGGTAAAGAATGCCAAAAGCCAGAGAAAAAGCAAACTTTTCATCACAAGTTCGCAAAATACAGCATTATTCCCATCCGTGATCCTGTTGCAGCTGTTTCACAATGCTCTCCATCGCGCATTCAGGGGAGCAAAACTGCTCGGGTGCTTCCACTCCGCTTTCCATTCCCCATTCCTCCCGCAGAGGGTCCCCAGGGTCGAATTCAAAACTACATTGGATGCAACGTTGCGTCTGTCGAACGGAATCCAACGTCTCTTGCACATATTGCACCGCTTCCTCATCCGGCAACTGAAATCCGTCTTGGATGAGGGCAAACATTTCTTCCCGGCTGTGAGCGAAGATCGGGTCCTGGTGTTTGTAATGCGTCGGACTCCACAATCCCCATCGGCCGTCGGACAAATGGATCAGGTAATAATCGGGCGTCAACATCTGCGAAGCCCGTTTCAGCAATTCATAGGAACGAAATCCCAACTCCGCCGCCAAATTGTCCAACAAGGCACTGTCGATTTCCTGTAGGACTTCTTTCCAATCGATATTGTCCAGGGTTGATTCCCAATCGTCCATTCCGTTGATGACATCTCCATCTTTTTTCATCACTGGTTCTCCTTTCCCTGTTTTTTTGGATAAAAGAAGTGTTTCGCCGCAAAGGCGAAACACTACGACTGCTGACAAAGTGGTCGAGGTTGTATCTGATGAGTCGGGCCCTTCACTTTCCCGGATGCTTCACCTGCGCCCTGCAAGGAAGCTGATCTTGTCCGCTCCGAACCGGGGAGTGAGAACGCGCAATGTTTACAGGAAATGGCCTGCGAATGAATTCCTGCGCATTCCGAATCGAAGCTCGGGAGCTGGTCAGTCGCTCTCCAGGGAAACGTCGCGTCTGATCGATTTGCCAGACACATGACAGGAAGTCGGACCCGCTCACCTCTCCGTGAGAAGGCGGACGACGCGGGCGACCGTTTTTGCGGCTTCTGTCACCTGTTCAACCGTATTGCCCCAACCGAAACTGAAACGGATTGCAGAACGCAAAAGCTCATCGGGCAAGCCCATCGCTTTCAACACGTGAGAGACCTCCAGTGTTCCCGATGTGCAAGCTGAACCACTCGAGCACGCGATCCCTTCCAGATCCAGGTTCATCAGCAGGGTCTCGGTTTCTGCTCCAGGGAAACTGACATTGAGCACATGAGGCAGATAATGTTCCGGGTGCCCGTTGACGACAAAAGAGATGCCCTCCTGACGCCACGTTTCCAACATCGCTTCCCGGCAGCGTTGCGCTGTGTCGCGATGTTCCTCCCGGTTGGCCATCGCCAGTTCAGCCGCCTGACCGAAGCCGATGATTCCAATCACATTTTCCGTGCCAGCTCTCCTTCTGCGTTCTTGCATACCGCCGTGCATTTGCGGCTGTATTGGCACCTTTCGCCCGATGTACAACGCACCTACACCTTTGGGCCCGTTGATTTTGTGACTGGACAACGAGAGCAGATCCACCGGCAGCTTGCGCACATCCAGCGGTTCCGATCCCAGCGCTTGAACGGCGTCCGTATGAAACCAGACGCCCCACTCTTTGGCGATTTGACCGATCTCCTCGATCGGTTGCAGGGTGCCCACTTCATTGTTGCCGTACATGACACTGATGATGGCGGTACGGTCATCGATAGCCCGCTTCAACTCCTCGGTCTGCACGCGCCCATGTCGATCCACCGGTATATAAATGACCTGAAACCCGTTTCTTTCCAAATAATGACATGTGTCCAACACGGCATGATGCTCCACCGTCGTGGTGATGACCCGATCTTTTCCTTTCTCCCGCATGGCCATCGCCACACCGATCAACGCTAGATTATCCGCCTCTGTTCCCCCGCTGGTAAAGATCAGTTGACCGGGTTCAGCATGGATGGATGCCGCCACTTGATCACGAGCACGGTCAATCGCCTGCCGTACGGTCCGACCGTAAGCGTGGATACTGGAGGGATTGCCGAAGTGGTCTTCCAAAAAAGGAAGCATCGCTTCTTTCACTTTGGGATGGATCGGCGTCGTCGCCGCATGGTCCAAATAAATCGACATCGTCTTCACCTGCTGTTTTATGTTTTAAATATAAAACATATAAGCGTCGCTTTGTCCATCCGAGGTGAAATGGATCAAGTCGGCCAACGTCGTGTTGTCCAACACGTCGGCAATCGCATCCCGAATGCGTTTCCACAAATCTCGGCGGGCCGGATCGTCCTCTTCGGAAAACTCCACCGGAGAGATGGGTCCCTCCAAAACGCGAATCACATCCCCTGCCGTGATCTCCTCCGGAGGCCGTGCCAGTATGTATCCTCCATACGCCCCGCGCACACTGCGTACCAAACCGGCATTACGCAAGGGAGAAATCAGTTGTTCCAAATAATGCTCCGACAGCTGATGGCGTTCGGCGACACTTTTCAGCGATGTCGGTCCTTCTCCGTATCGCCGGGCCAAATCCATCATGATGGTTAATCCGTATCGTCCCTTGGTGGACACTTTCACCGAATCACACCTCTTCCTCGTTTCTGTCCCATCTTCACTCTCCCCAAATTGTACCGAAACTCGCCAAATCCGTCCAATCTGCTTCCATCGTACTTTTTGCTTATTCTTATTATGGTCCGATGTATGAGATCTTAGTGTATATCTACTTAGAGGAAGATGCCCCTGATTTTCTTCAGCTCAGTCGGCTTTTATTCGCCTAGGCAGCTTTGAATCAAATACGCCCTGTGAATGGAACCGAAGTTGATCTAGAACGCTTGTTCTTGTACCCTGTAATCAGGAAGATGCAGAGAATTGAAGAGGAGAAGAGCAATGGACCTGTTTGAATACGGACGACAAAAGGAATCGGAAAAACGCGCCCCGTTGGCCGCCCGCATGCGGCCACGCACATTAGACGAAATCGTGGGACAATCCCATATCATCGGCAAGGGCAGGCTGCTCCGCCGGGCTATCGAAGCGGATCAGCTCAGCTCACTCATCCTGCACGGTCCGCCCGGAACCGGAAAAACCACGTTGGCCCGCGTGATCGCCAATACCACCAGTGCCCATTTCGAACAGATCAACGCGGTTACAGCCGGTGTTTCGGATATCCGTCGCCTTATTCAGGAGGCAAGAGAGCGACTGGGGATGTATGGGCAAAAAACGGTGCTGTTTATCGATGAAATCCACCGGTTCAACAAGTCACAGCAAGATGCCCTGTTACCTTCAGTTGAAGACGGCACCATCATCCTGATCGGAGCGACAACGGAAAATCCGTCTTTCGAAGTCAATCCGGCCTTGTTGTCCCGATCGCGCCTCTTTCAACTGCGGCCGATAGGGGAAGAGGATCTGATGACCCTGATCCGTCGGGCGTTGGCGGATGAACACCGCGGATTGGGCGCGTACCGTGTTGAAGTAGAAGAAGCTGCTTTGCAGCACATTGTGCGGATGGCGGGCGGAGATGCACGCAATGCCCTCAATGCCATCGAACTGGCCGTCCTCACCACCAATCCCGATGAAGACGGTGTCCGGCGCATCACACTGGATGTGGCGGAGGAATCCATCCAGCGAAAAGTGATCCGCTATGACAAAAGCGGGGATCAACATTATGACACCGTCTCCGCTTTCATCAAGAGCATGCGCGGTTCTGACCCCGATGCCGCATTGTATTATCTGGCCAAAATGATCCAGGCCGG
The DNA window shown above is from Polycladomyces subterraneus and carries:
- the mltG gene encoding endolytic transglycosylase MltG, producing the protein MKWLMHLFFTLVLLAAWSILAYIYVDHTLSSPPRTEPVQLEIPPGTSITEIGRLLKENGLIRQDYFFTAYAWWKGHTNLQAGVYEIPPNETLDGMLQMFSSGKTGGSRVTIPEGYTVEQIAALMERKTGMKREDFLRAVNETPYPYDFVREIPDKPGRRYRLEGYLFPSTYHFPKGIQPEKAVDMMLRQFQRRLTPAVRQRLKEENLTVDEWVTVASIVEREGQVKEELPRIAGVIFNRLKRNMKLQVDATVQYALGKQKTRLFYKDLKVDSPYNTYRYEGLPPGPISNPGDDALKAVLYPEKHSYLYYVTKKDGTHEHYFAKTPAEHQLNIERSRKNEQMVEQR
- a CDS encoding DUF1292 domain-containing protein; the protein is MDHQESRLGKEVHTLRNAYGPELVLVDEDGGGETVYRIVHEVEVDGEHYAVLQEVDDREEDAYLFRVGHERVEPVEDETEWEKVAEAIDELLYFDEQ
- a CDS encoding DUF1292 domain-containing protein translates to MNIHQTNEPEFIVIPDEDGNENRFEILFTFEQDETGKKYMLVVPADEDTDDEEEQEVYAFRYEEDGDDKLTFYPIEEEAEWDMVEEVFNTFMAEPEDFEEDEAGR
- the ruvX gene encoding Holliday junction resolvase RuvX; this translates as MRILGLDVGERRVGVAVSDPMGWTAQGIEVIDRARTPDWMARVGELVRQYEAEAIVVGLPRNMNGSIGPRGEACQAAAEELQRRFSLPVHLWDERLSTTAVERTLISGDVSRKKRKRVIDQMAASWILQGYLDAQRRTPDHEHSSNK
- a CDS encoding IreB family regulatory phosphoprotein — protein: MAHPNKRGVVKLSMDETMKFDFRGEEQEEVNPDEILLVVYEALKEKGYNPINQIVGYLLSGDPAYIPRHKNARALIRKVERDELIEELVKHYLQSRSDH
- the alaS gene encoding alanine--tRNA ligase produces the protein MKAAEIRKKFLDFFVEKGHKVEPSASLVPVDDPSLLWINSGVATLKKYFDGRLTPDNPRIVNAQKSIRTNDIENVGYTARHHTFFEMLGNFSIGDYFKEEAILWAWEFLTDPKWMGLDPDRLSVTIHPEDDEAYRIWREKVGIPDERIVKLESNFWDIGEGPSGPNTEIFYDRGEHLCDPNDPECYPGGENERYLEIWNLVFSQYNHNPDGTYTPLPKKNIDTGMGLERMASVMQDVPTNYDTDLFQPIIQATCREAGVEYGKDKETDVALKVIADHIRTVVFAVGDGVLPSNEGRGYVLRRLLRRAVRYGRKLGVDRPFLYQLTGVVAEIMKDYYPEPLEKQAFIERVIRGEEERFLETLSEGLHILAQVVEQVREVGTGRISGQDAFKLYDTYGFPVDLTEDFAREHGLEVDREGFERAMEEQRERARAARQDVDSMQVQGGALAELEVESTFVGYTRLQTDTRVAALVHDDQLVDMVGTGETCIVVLEETPFYAESGGQVADKGWIRSDSARLRVEDVQKGPRGEHLHTVRVEEGVIRKGDRVTAEIEEAKRADIVKNHTATHLLHRALKDVLGEHVNQAGSLVAPDRLRFDFTHIGAMTEEEIRKVEQLVNEHVWANTEVETFHKPLAEAKAMGAMALFGEKYGEIVRVVRVGDYSLELCGGTHVNRTGEIGLFKIVSESGIGSGTRRIEAVTGRHAFRYLEEQLQLLHEAAERLKARPSEVVERLDALQARFKELSRENESLRAKLGRLEAQQLTDQVQEVAGVPVLAARVSVSDMDALRQMVDDLRNRMKECVVVLGAVNGDKVQLVAAVTPSYVNAGLHAGKLIKEVAAKCGGGGGGRPDMAQAGGKKPEQLNDALRLVPDLVRQQMEASQ